A region of the Peromyscus leucopus breed LL Stock chromosome X, UCI_PerLeu_2.1, whole genome shotgun sequence genome:
ATGTCAAACTGGATCCAAGGGCAGCAGGAACTACTGCTGCCATGTCCAAGAAGGAAGGTGCATGTTCTCAGCGGAGAGCAGGCTAGGGGCAGTGTTGTGATGACATGGACACTATCACTGGCAGGCAGTGCAGAAGCAAGAACAGCAGACAGTCAGGGTGACGTGCGTGCAAAACTTGTTGCAGCCCTagtagaggatgtggagaaagtagGGATACTCCTAGATGCTAGCTGGAGCCCTGGGCACATGGTTGGACCACTGTGGAATGGAAAGCCCAGGGTGAAAGTAGGATCATTAGAGCAAGTTTTGCTGCTCTAATTGGTGACTGGATCCTAGAGCTTAGAGCTTGGGAGGTCCCAGGTGTAAAGTGCCCCCCAAAGAGAGGTAACAGCAAGGGCATGGGCAGACAGGAGGTGAGCTAGCCTAGTCAgaaaaggtggaagaagaaaggcatGGCACTTCCAGAAGTAGGGTGCAGTCAACTGAAGCCCCTGACTCAATAAACCAATAAATGGGCCTTTACCTCAAAGCTAGAGGGCTTTAAGGATGGGCCTTGTGTCTACCCCATCCTACTCTGTTCCCCAGGACCCTGTCCTGCTAAGCCTGAGTCCTCAGTGGGGTCCCCAGTCAGGGGGTACCCAGCTCACCATCCATGGGCAGTACCTCCAGACAGGAGGCAACATCAGGGCCTTTGTAGGTGACCAACCTTGCCTCATGTAAGTATCCAACACAGCTCACCTGTCAAAATGAGCCTGGCCACTGTCAAATGGAGGACCATCCTATACAATGGGGCAGTGCATTCAAGGCTTCCTTGAAATTCTAAACGAAGTGGTACTAGCAACCTCTGCCCCTGCTGAGGGAAGCATGTGGGTCTCTTCCTGAAGGACTGGGCCAGGTCTAAGGCTGAGCCCAAAGTAAGAATATCCCTTCCCCTGCAGCCAGGAGCCTGTGTGTCCTGAAGCCATCATATGCCACACCATGCCccaagcagagccaggagaagcAGTAGTCCTTGTAGTCTTTGGACATGTTGAGCGCAAACTGCTCACCACCCCATTTCGATATACTACCaatccccagctggtggcagcAGAGCCTAGTGTCAGTTTTCGGGGGTGAGTACTTGGCCAACCTGCAGTGGACTACTGGAAAGATAGGGTACTAAGGCTGAGCTACCCAAGATCCTCTCAACTCTCTGACTTCCATCCTGGCACAGGGGTGGACGACTGATTCGAGTCAGGGGTATAGGCCTAGATGTCGTGTGGCAGCCCTTGCTGTCTGTGTGGCTGGAGGATGAGGACCAGGTAAAGGCTTTGGGGGGCCAGGGCCAGGATGTGAACCCAAGGAGGAACTGCGGTGCCCCTGCTGCAGATCCCCAGGGTTGTATCCAGCTTGAGAGTGGCTTGCTACAGGTGAGTCCCCTACCACCACTAGCAGAGAATAGGGTCATCCCCAGGGAATGCTTAGTGAGGGGGCAGGGACGATCACCGAGACCACTCACTGATCTGCATTTCTATCCCCTCCAGTGCTCCACTCTGTGCTCTGTTAACTCATCTAGCCTCCTCCTGTGCCGCAGTCCAGCAGTGCCAGATGGGGCCATCCCAAAGAGGGTCTTCTTTGCCTTAGACAACATGCAAGTAGACTTTGCCAGTGCTAGTGGGGGCCAGGGATTTCTGTACCAGCCTAACCCTCGCCTGGTCCCACTTAGTCATGAAGGACTCACTCACCCTTACCGCCTCAAGCCAGGTCATGTCCTGGATGTGGAGGTAGGTGTGCCACCAGTGTGCCATTGCTTGGGCACTCATCACCCTgaggaggatgggggtgggattcCACAAGCTCAGGCTCCTGCTATGTGTCCCAGGGCGAGGGCCTCAACTTAGGGATCAGCAAGGAGGAGGTGCGGGTGCACATTGGGGATGGAGAGTGCCTGGTGAAGACGCTGACGCTTACTCATTTGTACTGCGAGCCACCCCACCACGCCCCTCAGCCTGCCAATGGTTCAGGCACCCTGCCTCAGTTCGTGGTGAGTGTGCGCCCCTGGTGGAGGGCCAGCATACTGTAGGCCCATGCTCAGGAGCCCTGCTCCCCCAGGTGCAGATGGGCAATGTGCGCCTGGCTCTGGGCCCTGTCCAGTATGAAGCAGAGCCCACGATGGCCACCTTTCCTGTGGAGGCCCAGgtgggcctgggcctgggtgcTACTGTGCTGATTGCTGCGGTTCTCCTCCTCACACTCATGTACAGGTGAGGATGCTCCCTCTTCAGCACATGTGGGCAAATTTCCCATGGCAGGCCCCAGGCCAGAGGCCATCCTAGTCTGGGCCTGTGGCTGATGCCTAACCTCTGGCTCCAGGCACAAGAGCAAGCAGGCCCTGAGAGACTATCAGAAGGTGCTGGTGCAGCTGGAGAACCTGGAGACTGGTGTGGGCGACCAGTGTCGCAAGGAGTTCACAGGTGTGTGAGGGTACAggtgggaggacagggaatcCACCAGGCCTGAACCCACATCTTTATGGGTCCTGGCCTGCAGACCTGATGACTGAGATGACAGACCTCACCAGTGACCTAGAGGCCAGTGGGATACCCTTCCTGGATTACCGGACATATGCTGAGCGTGCCTTCTTCCCCGGCCATGGTGGCTGCCCACTGCAGCCAGAGCTTGAAGGGCCTGGGGAAGAAGATCGCTGTGCCACTATGCACCAGGGCCTTACACAACTCTCCAATTTGCTCAACAGCAAGCTCTTCCTTCTCACAGTGAGAGCCACATGGATGGTGGGGACAGACAGGGAAGGGGAGTCTCAGCTGGtagggaggtggggctggggactGGCCAGACACAGGTAGGGACATGGCCACAGAATAGGGATGGTATGGGGCTTTGTGGAGTGAATACCAACTTCCTGCCTAGCTCATCCAcactctggaggagcagccaaaCTTTTCCCAGAGGGACCGCTGCCATGTGGCTTCACTGCTTTCCCTGGCTCTGCACAGCAAGCTTGAGTACTTGACCGACATCTTGAGAACTCTGCTTGGTGACCTAGCAGCCCATTATGTACACAGGAACCCTAAGCTCATGTTACGCAGGTTGGCCTTGacctgggtgtgggggcagggacagGGGCTCATCTCTGACCCATTCCCAATATATGCTGAGTGGGATCTGGCCCTGAGATCAAGAGCCAAGAACTCTAGGAGTGGGGTCAGAGAGAATTGTAGAATTATCCTCACCAGGGCCCTGGGACCTCCTTCACACAGGACAGAGACCATGGTAGAGAAGCTGCTCACCAACTGGCTATCCATCTGTCTCTATGACTTCTTAAAGGTGAGGGCACTTTCCAGCATGCCTCCCCAACACTTAGAAACTTCTGCCTGCTTGTGGTCTCCATAACTGCTGCCCCAATTCCCCAGGACCCCTGGCTGAGGCTTAGGGTGGGTCATCAAATGAAGGTCATGAGATCCTGTTCTCTGCTTGGTGGATCCATGAGAGGCCTAGGACAAGAGTGCTGGATAAGGGAAGGCATTGTGCTCCTTCTCCAGCTGACTGTTAAGCAGGGACAAAAAGGGCTTGGGGCCCAGCCCAGGGGCCTGTGTTAGCTGGCTGGCCTTTGCTAATCCTTGCTGTAGGCTGCTAACTACCCCTCCCAGTCCCACTATGTCCTCTGCTGGGCTTTACTGGGTCCATTAGCCCTGTGACCAATGTCCGGCACATCTTAACGGTTGTAGGAAGTGGCTGGTGAGCCACTGTACATGCTCTTCCGGGCCATCAAGTACCAGGTGGACAAGGGCCCTGTGGACGCTGTGACAGGCAAAGCAAAACGAACTCTGAATGATAGCCATCTGCTACGAGAGGATGTGGAGTTCCGGCCCTTGACCTTGATGGCACTAGTGCGACCTGAGTCTTGTGGGGTAGCAGGGAACAGCGAGGTGCAGCGAATGCCAGCCCGGGTGCTTGACATAGACACCATAACCCAAGTCAAGGAGAAGATGTTAGATCAAGTCTACAAGGGAACCCCCTTCTCCCAGAGGCCTTCAGTGCACTCCTTAGACCTTGGTGAGAAAGCCAGCCTTACTCCCTGCTCACCCACTGCTCCTCCCACACCTGCAGTTGCTCAGTTACTGCTAATAAGGAACTCAGGAAGCAGGCTGTGGGCTTATGGGCTTCTCTGAGTCCTTCTAGAGTGGCGCTCAGGACTAGCTGGTCACCTAACCCTGTCAGATGAGGACTTGACCTCCGTGACTCAAAACCACTGGAAGAGACTCAACACCCTGCAACACTACAAGGTGCTAATGGGCAGCAACAGGACAAGGTTGATGGGCAGGGACTGCCTCCAGAATTAACATGTGAAGGGAGCCCCTTTGCTTTCATTCCCCATCTGCAGGTCCCAGATGGAGCAACAGTGGTGCTCATTCCTCAGCTGCACAATGGTGACACTGTCTCCCAGAGACTGGGCCAGACTGGCTGCCCCTCTGGAGAGAGTGAGTCCCTTGGTCTAGACATGCTCATCTGCCAGGAGCACCAGCAGTGTTCGGGTGACCCAGGGTTAGATTCACTAGAACCCCAGGCTGGGCCAGTAGTCCTGGCCATCCTATCTGCCTCATCTGGGTTTCCTACTCCTCCTTGCCAGTGGGGTAGCCAAATCTCTAGGCTGAATCAAGTTGTGGAAATTCTGGATGCATGGGATGTCAGGATGAGCAAGTTCCTGAACCACCTCTCCCTCGTCCCATACCTtctccctccttgctctttccTCAACTCCACCCCAAGAGAAGTATGGGCTATATATCTTAGGTTGCATGTTGAGGGCAGAAGCATGGGGCTGAGGCCAAGGTTCTGTGCTCTTAGACATCCCCATGCTGGAAGATGGCGATGAGGGTGGAGTTAGGCTCTGGCACCTGGTGAAGGCCACTGAGGAGTCAGAAGGAGCCAAAGTGCGGCACAGCAGCCTCCGGGAACGAGAACGAGAACGGGCAGGAGCCAAGGCCATTCCTGAAATCTATCTCACCCGTTTACTTTCAATGAAGGTTGGTGCTGCCAGGGGAGCCAGGCAATGGAACAGGGTTGTCAAGGAATTATGACTGAGTTGAAGAGGAGGTGTGGTTCTGATGAAGCAGGGGTTAGCTCCCTTCACACCCTGCCTTCATATGGTCCTCATGACCTGCCTGCAGAGAACCTTGCAGAAGTTTGTGGATGACACCTTCCAGGCCATTCTTAGCGTGAATCGGCCTGTGCCTATTGCTGTTAAGTACCTATTTGACTTCCTGGATGAGCTGGCAGAGAAACATGGCATAGAGGATCCAGAGACCCTGCACATTTGGAAGACAAACAGGTACCTTTCCTGTTGacccctctccttcccactgtGTTGGTGGTCTATTGAATTTAAAAGGACATGTCCTCATCACGACAGGGTAGCAAgtccaagacaggaactcagactTTACAGCATCATCCTGAGTATCTGCCCTCACTCCCCAGCCTGGACTAATAATGGGAGAGTCCAAGCTCAGGTCACTTGGGCCATGAGGACAGCTTCTCATTGAAAACAAAGCCTGAGTTCCCTGCTGCCTAGGTCCCCAGCTTCAGGACAGACACCTATGTGGAGGAGTGGGGAGCTGAAATACAAGGGGAGGTCGCCACAACAGCAGGCCAGGCCTCATCTCCATACCTGACCTGTACCTACAGCCTACTGCTGCGATTCTGGGTGAATGCCTTGAAGAACCCACAGCTCATTTTTGATGTGCGGGTGTCAGACAACGAGGATGCCATCTTGGCTGTCATTGCACAGACCTTCATCGACTCCTGCATGGTCTCGGAGCATAAAGTGGGCAGGGTGAGGGCATAAGTAGGCTACTGGAGGCAAATAGAAGAAAAGTTTGTGGGGAAACCCAGTACAGAGCCTGGGTGCTGAGAGGGATGGTGTCATGGAAGTGGTACAGGTGGCTCTCCTACCCCCTGTTTACACTTCTCATCTCCTCTACCTGGAGCAGGATTCCCCAGTGAACAAACTGCTCTATGCCCGGGAGATCCCTCGATACAAGCAGATGGTGGAGAAGTAGGTATCAGAGCCTTTGGGGCTGGGGATCAGAGATACAGGCTCCTAACCCTGCTGACTTCTCCAGGTACTATGCAGACATTCACCAGAGCTCTCCAGCGAGCTATCAGGAGATGAACTCAGCTCTGGCTGAACTCTCTGGGGTGAGGCATGGCCCAGGGGACCTAGTCCTCCACATTTAGGGGGAGAGTAACTGGCAGAGTAGGAGTGGAGGGCCTTGGGTCTTGAGGTCTGGGATAAGATACTCACTGCCCTCCACATGCTACTCATAGAACTACACCTCTGCTCCCCACTGTCTGGAGGCTCTTCGAGAACTTTACAACCACATCCACAGGTATTATGACCAGGTGAGGCCAGAGCACTCTTGAGGGGAGCGGGTAGGCACTTGGAGGAGGTGTAGCTAAGACAATGACCCACAGAACCTCCCTGATGGGAAGATAGGGTTGGGGGTGGCCCAATCCAGATAaagggaatgaaggaagggagcCATCATGTGCTGGAAGGGCCCAGGTTGGGAGGTAGCCCTGGTTTTCACCAGGGCCTCCCTGGGCTGGTCTCCAGGAGAGCCCCTACTCTATCACCCAGGCCCTTGTTGAGATGGAGAAAGGACTGGATAGCCCTGGTCTGATGGGCAGAGGAGTGGGATTTCAGGCAGGTATACTCTACTGCCCTGACAGATTATCAGTGCCCTGGAGGAGGACCCCGTGGCCCAGAAGATGCAGCTGGCTTGCCGCCTGCAGCAGATCGCTGCCCTGGTGGAGAACAAAGTGACTGACTTGTGAACAAGAGCCACAGTGGTTACCTGAGACCTGCCAGCTTATAGAACAGTAGGCAGGATCCACGACCAAAGTGCTATATGTCCCTGACCAGGCAGTTCCTGAGGAGGGGTCAGCAGGACTATATAGAGTGCCTTCCATCACCCATCTGGCTTGTTTCTAATTTATAATGATCCCTACCATCTTTCCCActgtatttatttgcttgctgGAAAATCACATctggaaataaaatagaaacacatctttaaaaaaacaaaaaaacagtccTAATTCACCACCCCTGCTTTTCCCTGCCAAGTGTGAACTCTCAGTACTCCCTGGGGCTAAGGTGAGAGGCATGAATAAGGGTTGTGGGGGAACAACCTGCATCTTCACCTTCTAGATCTAGGATGCTACTTCTCCCAATACCAGGGTTTACTCCCCAGACACACCCAGACTCTGCACAGGGCTTCTCTACAAGCCTTTCGTCTGTTCACCTTTGCCCTTGGTCCAATGGCTGTAATCTGCCATCATTGGGGAAAGAAGTAACTAATCCTTCCATACTTTGCTCTGTCCCTCATTTCCTGACCTCTCAAGCCCGGCAGGGAGGCTATCGTCTCCATCTATGctagccctattttttttttttaagatttatttatgtattatgtatacagtgttctgcttgaatGTATGCTtagataccagaagagggcaccagatctcactatagatggttgtgagccactatgtggttactggaaattgaacccaggatcgctggaagagcagccaggagcCAATGCtattaacctctaagccatctctccagctccaccagttcttttcttttctttttttaatcataggACATTGGATAAAGTGTCTCCTACCTTGGGATAAGCACTGCCACTGCCAAGTCCCTTCCACTTCCTTCAGAAGTTTCTGGTTGGCTTCCTAGCTTCACTTTTGCCCCCCTTTTCTCATGTAGAAGCAATTAGAGTGGGTTCTCTAcctcttacactctttttttaaaaaaatttaatgtatgtatatggatgttttgcctgcacgtatgtctgtacCTCCCTTGTGTGCCTGATGtccaggaaggccagaagagggtatcagatcctctgggagctggggttacaaacatgtgagctatcatgtgggtgctgggaattgaacttggacaATAGTAGCCAGtattcttgaccactgagccatctctccaacccattttttgtttttaaagataaggtcccatgcatcccaggctggccttgaacttgctatgtatctggggatgaccttgaatttctgatccttctgagtactgagattacaggcacattcCACCACAACTGGTTTATGAAGGGCTGGGGATCAgtcccagggcttcatacatacTGGGCATCACTTGCCAACTGAATAGACTGTCCCAAGTCCCAGAGTTGAGTTTCTAAAGAGCAAAAGTACTTGTCCACTTTGCTGGAACTCCCCAGTGATATTCATAAACTCCAGATGAGGTTCTCAGTTGTTTCCCCAGTTCTAGAATTTTGTAGCATGCCAGCACATGACAGTCTCCAGTGTGCCTGTGTTGCTCTGAATGTTTCTGGGAACTTAATGCTTCCTGACTCCCTCAGTTACCATCCAGCTTATGGTCAGCAActgcagggtttttgttttcctggtggACGTGGCAAAGCTGGCCCACAGCAGGTACCTGCAAATGTTGCTGGAGACAGTCATCAAAGGCATAGGTGGCCAGCTCTGGAGCTAGGGGTAAGAGGCTATGCAAGTCAATGGTGATCTGAGGGGCCTGTTGCCTCTGATGGGAAGAATGAATTGCCTTTAACTCTTGCCCTTGACCCTTGCTCAGCCACATTTAGGGGTGATCTGGGCTCCCACCTGTATGGGGGAGGTCTgtgaattacaaaaaaaaaaaaaaaaaaaaaaaaaaaaaaaaaagctggaatcAGGGCAGAGAATGATCAAAGAGTGAGGTTCAGATGGGATTGGTAGGGGTCACCTAGAAGAATATTCACATGGTAGTGGGAAGTTCAAGAATGTATCAAGTGCCATGCAGCATTTGGAGAGAGCTCAGCCTAAGGATCTGATCACCATGTCAACTACATTCTTTCATAGGAGCCTCCTTTCCCCACAGCCCTACGGTGCAGGAGCTACAGACTGCTCCATCTCCATGTAGATGTTTTCtttggctggtcttgaactgtgGGGAATTGACCTAGGGACTGAGTCACTACTAATTCCAGCTTGGTGGCCCCCTGTCTCTAGAGTGTGGATGAAACAAAGGGGTTCTGCCTAGGGTTTGGGCTCTCCAGGGCTGCCATTGGTGCACTGCCCCCTCCCTATGCTGCATACCTTGCCCACAGCTGAGCAGCTGGGAGGCTATTTATAAAGGCGGTGAGATCAGCGGCAGAGGCTATAAATGCACTGGACACGGCTGAGCCCCACAGGAACAGTGGTCCAGTGCACCAGAGCTTTGGGCTGCGACACCAGGATGAGCGCCAGtgctggtggtagtggtggtgtggactgtggtggcagcagcagcagcaggtatGACCAGGCTGGGGAGACTGAGGTCCTTTGCTCCTTGTAAGCTCACTACCTGCATCCTCCCTTTTCACTCACAGCTCTCAGACTTCCTGTGGGCCTGAGTCCTCAGGCTCTGAATTAGCTCCAGTCACACCAGCACCTCGGTTGCTGCAGGGGCTCCTGGGTTCTGATGATGAGGAGCAGGAAGACCCCAAGGATTATTGCAAGGGTAAGGCCTGACCTTGGCTGCCATGTGGTCAGCCAGATTACTACTGCAGGGGCTCAGGGcagcctgggaggaagaaggTGCCCAGAGACTAGGGCCCTCGTGAGACAGATGATCAGCAGGACCAGGCTATCTTGAGGGATAGGGGAGAGAGATGTCCTACTCTGATCTATTGGCCTCCTTCTGCAGGTGGTTACTACCCAGTGAAGATAGGTGATTTGTTCAATGGGCGGTACCATGTGGTGCGCAAGCTAGGCTGGGGCCACTTCTCTACAGTCTGGCTCTGCTGGGATATTCAGTAAGTGGCTGGGATCTGCCTGTGGGTTTGGTTGAGCGCACCATGATGACCATGTGAGTCTGGCAAAGGCTGGCAGCCTATGAGGGTCTCCATTTTACAGGCGCAAGCGCTTCGTGGCCCTGAAAGTAGTGAAGAGCGCAGGGCATTACACAGAGACAGCTGTGGATGAGATCAAGCTCCTGAAATGTGTGAGGCACCTCCCCTACTGTTCCCGGCTTCTCGAACTGCCTTGGGCCTGGCAATGTGGATGCAGGGCCTGCTGGGGCCCTGCAGAGTGGGGCGGGGCTCCCAGAGGGGGCAGGTTCCAGCTGGCTCTGCCAAGTAAGAGGACCTGGAAGGCACAGACCTGAAAGAGGCAGCTGCCTCTCTTTAAGTGGGCCTCAGCTGGACTGAGAAAGGGGGCCAGAAGTGCTTCAGGGGAGCTGAGCAGCTGGTGAGGAGCAGGTTGGAGCCATCTGTGGCTCCTTGCCTTTTTGTTCCAGGTCCGGGACAGTGATCCTAGTGACCCCAAAAGAGAGACCATTGTTCAGCTCATTGATGACTTCAGGATCTCAGGAGTTAATGGAGTCCGTATCCTTTGAAGGATGAGCAA
Encoded here:
- the Plxnb3 gene encoding plexin-B3 isoform X3; this translates as MVAPVMAPWPLFSLHLLLLFLLLPPLTRAHRFSVHNTSFNHLVLEPGQGTLYVGAVNHLFQLSPELKMEAVAVTGPVIDSPDCVPFHDLAECPQAQLTDNANQLLLVSSRAQELVACGQVRQGVCEKRSLGDVAQVLYQAEDPGDGQFVAANTPGVTTVGLVVPLPGRDLLLVARGLAGKLSAGVPPLTVRQLAGPQPFSSEGLGRLVVGDFSDYNNSYVGAFSDTHFAYFVFRRRGARAQAEYRSYVARVCLGDVNLYSYVEVPLACHGQGLIQAAFLAPDTLLGAFAAGTSQAQAALCAFPLADLDKSMEQARRLCYTTGGQGPSGMEEATVEYGVTSRCITLPPDSPESYPCGDEHTPSPIAGRRPLEAQPLLQLGQPISAVAALQADGHTIAFLGDTQGQLHKVFLNSSQSQIYHSQQVGPPGSAISPDLLVDNSGNHLYVLTAQQVDRILVAACPQFPNCTTCLQARDPLCGWCILQGRCTRRGECGRAAQPNQWLWSYEDNYCLHIQSLLPAQRPRQEQGQVTLSVPRLPTLAMDEYFHCAFGDYDSLAQVEGPHVVCVTPPGDQVPPNPPGSDHVTLPLALMFEDVVVAATTFSFYDCTAVQALEVAAPCRTCVGSLWRCHWCPQSSHCVYGEHCPEGEKTVYSAQEVDIQVRGPGTCPQVEGLASPQLVPVGWESHLALHIQNLHYFRGLPALYYCWLELPGKLQKLPAFLEETSKDSGLIHCQAQQFHPSMSQRELPVPIYVTRVTLYDCAVGHPDCSHCQAANGSLSCLWCGDGQPSCRYGPLCPPDTVEQLCPTPTIDVIEPLTGPPEGGLAITILGSNLGQAFNDVQNAVTVAGQPCNPDASLYRISARIVCVISPAPNGTAGPVQVAIKSRPPGISTQHFIYQDPVLLSLSPQWGPQSGGTQLTIHGQYLQTGGNIRAFVGDQPCLIQEPVCPEAIICHTMPQAEPGEAVVLVVFGHVERKLLTTPFRYTTNPQLVAAEPSVSFRGGGRLIRVRGIGLDVVWQPLLSVWLEDEDQVKALGGQGQDVNPRRNCGAPAADPQGCIQLESGLLQVSPLPPLAENRVIPRECLVRGQGRSPRPLTDLHFYPLQCSTLCSVNSSSLLLCRSPAVPDGAIPKRVFFALDNMQVDFASASGGQGFLYQPNPRLVPLSHEGLTHPYRLKPGHVLDVEGEGLNLGISKEEVRVHIGDGECLVKTLTLTHLYCEPPHHAPQPANGSGTLPQFVVQMGNVRLALGPVQYEAEPTMATFPVEAQVGLGLGATVLIAAVLLLTLMYRHKSKQALRDYQKVLVQLENLETGVGDQCRKEFTDLMTEMTDLTSDLEASGIPFLDYRTYAERAFFPGHGGCPLQPELEGPGEEDRCATMHQGLTQLSNLLNSKLFLLTLIHTLEEQPNFSQRDRCHVASLLSLALHSKLEYLTDILRTLLGDLAAHYVHRNPKLMLRRALGPPSHRTETMVEKLLTNWLSICLYDFLKEVAGEPLYMLFRAIKYQVDKGPVDAVTGKAKRTLNDSHLLREDVEFRPLTLMALVRPESCGVAGNSEVQRMPARVLDIDTITQVKEKMLDQVYKGTPFSQRPSVHSLDLEWRSGLAGHLTLSDEDLTSVTQNHWKRLNTLQHYKVPDGATVVLIPQLHNGDTVSQRLGQTGCPSGENIPMLEDGDEGGVRLWHLVKATEESEGAKVRHSSLRERERERAGAKAIPEIYLTRLLSMKRTLQKFVDDTFQAILSVNRPVPIAVKYLFDFLDELAEKHGIEDPETLHIWKTNSLLLRFWVNALKNPQLIFDVRVSDNEDAILAVIAQTFIDSCMVSEHKVGRDSPVNKLLYAREIPRYKQMVEKYYADIHQSSPASYQEMNSALAELSGNYTSAPHCLEALRELYNHIHRYYDQIISALEEDPVAQKMQLACRLQQIAALVENKVTDL
- the Plxnb3 gene encoding plexin-B3 isoform X6, translating into MVDSPESYPCGDEHTPSPIAGRRPLEAQPLLQLGQPISAVAALQADGHTIAFLGDTQGQLHKVFLNSSQSQIYHSQQVGPPGSAISPDLLVDNSGNHLYVLTAQQVDRILVAACPQFPNCTTCLQARDPLCGWCILQGRCTRRGECGRAAQPNQWLWSYEDNYCLHIQSLLPAQRPRQEQGQVTLSVPRLPTLAMDEYFHCAFGDYDSLAQVEGPHVVCVTPPGDQVPPNPPGSDHVTLPLALMFEDVVVAATTFSFYDCTAVQALEVAAPCRTCVGSLWRCHWCPQSSHCVYGEHCPEGEKTVYSAQEVDIQVRGPGTCPQVEGLASPQLVPVGWESHLALHIQNLHYFRGLPALYYCWLELPGKLQKLPAFLEETSKDSGLIHCQAQQFHPSMSQRELPVPIYVTRGESQRLDNAHDLHVTLYDCAVGHPDCSHCQAANGSLSCLWCGDGQPSCRYGPLCPPDTVEQLCPTPTIDVIEPLTGPPEGGLAITILGSNLGQAFNDVQNAVTVAGQPCNPDASLYRISARIVCVISPAPNGTAGPVQVAIKSRPPGISTQHFIYQDPVLLSLSPQWGPQSGGTQLTIHGQYLQTGGNIRAFVGDQPCLIQEPVCPEAIICHTMPQAEPGEAVVLVVFGHVERKLLTTPFRYTTNPQLVAAEPSVSFRGGGRLIRVRGIGLDVVWQPLLSVWLEDEDQVKALGGQGQDVNPRRNCGAPAADPQGCIQLESGLLQVSPLPPLAENRVIPRECLVRGQGRSPRPLTDLHFYPLQCSTLCSVNSSSLLLCRSPAVPDGAIPKRVFFALDNMQVDFASASGGQGFLYQPNPRLVPLSHEGLTHPYRLKPGHVLDVEGEGLNLGISKEEVRVHIGDGECLVKTLTLTHLYCEPPHHAPQPANGSGTLPQFVVQMGNVRLALGPVQYEAEPTMATFPVEAQVGLGLGATVLIAAVLLLTLMYRHKSKQALRDYQKVLVQLENLETGVGDQCRKEFTDLMTEMTDLTSDLEASGIPFLDYRTYAERAFFPGHGGCPLQPELEGPGEEDRCATMHQGLTQLSNLLNSKLFLLTLIHTLEEQPNFSQRDRCHVASLLSLALHSKLEYLTDILRTLLGDLAAHYVHRNPKLMLRRALGPPSHRTETMVEKLLTNWLSICLYDFLKEVAGEPLYMLFRAIKYQVDKGPVDAVTGKAKRTLNDSHLLREDVEFRPLTLMALVRPESCGVAGNSEVQRMPARVLDIDTITQVKEKMLDQVYKGTPFSQRPSVHSLDLEWRSGLAGHLTLSDEDLTSVTQNHWKRLNTLQHYKVPDGATVVLIPQLHNGDTVSQRLGQTGCPSGENIPMLEDGDEGGVRLWHLVKATEESEGAKVRHSSLRERERERAGAKAIPEIYLTRLLSMKRTLQKFVDDTFQAILSVNRPVPIAVKYLFDFLDELAEKHGIEDPETLHIWKTNSLLLRFWVNALKNPQLIFDVRVSDNEDAILAVIAQTFIDSCMVSEHKVGRDSPVNKLLYAREIPRYKQMVEKYYADIHQSSPASYQEMNSALAELSGNYTSAPHCLEALRELYNHIHRYYDQIISALEEDPVAQKMQLACRLQQIAALVENKVTDL